The DNA segment CAGACCGGGCCGACCACATCGGCAGTTACCGAATGTCCGGGCTTGCGGCGATCGACAGGAATGATGTTGTGATACGCCTCATATAATACGGGACGAATCAGATCATTCATCGCGCCGTCGATCACGACGAATCGCTTCACGTCAGTTTCCTTGTTGTACAGCACGCGCGTGACGAGGATACCCGCGTTGCCGACGATCACGCGGCCCGGCTCGGTGATTATTTTGAGTCCGAGGCCGGCGATTGGCTTCAGCAAAGCGGCGGCGTATTCCGACGGCAGGGGCATCGCTTCCTGGTACGGGATGCCGAGGCCGCCGCCCAAGTCGAGGCATTTGAGCATGATACCGGCGGTGCGCAGCCGGCCAACGATCGCAGCAACCTTCTCGCCCGCTTCGGTGAATGGATCCAGTTCGGAAATCTGCGATCCGATATGCGTGCTGAGGCCGACGATTTCGAGATTCTTTAGACTGCGCGCCTCCGCGTAATACTCATCAACCTGCGACAGCGGCACGCCGAATTTGCTGTCGCGATGCCCCGTCGAAATGTGCGGATGCGTGCCCGGATTGAGATCCGGATTCACCCGCAGGCTCACCGGCGCGCGGCGTTTCATCCTGCCCGCGACTTCGGCGATTCGATGCAGCTCGGGGCGCGACTCGACGTTGATCATCAGGATGCCGGCTTCGAGCGCGGCCGCGATTTCCTCGTCGGTCTTGCCGACGCCCGAAAAAACGATTTTGCCGGGGTCCGCGCCGACCCGCAGGCATCGCATCAGCTCGCCGACCGAAACGATATCGAAGCCGGCGCCGAGCGACGCGAACAGTTTCAGGATGCTGAGATTCGACAGCGCCTTCATCGCGTAGCAAATCAGATGGTCGGTGCCGGCGAAAGCCTCGTCGAAAACGCGGAAGTGACGCCGCAATGTGCGCGCGCTGTAAACGTAAAGCGGTGTGCCGATTCGAGCCGCGAGATCGGCGATCGATACATCCTCCGCGTAAAGCTGGTCGTCTCGATAATCGAAGTAGTTCATTGGTTCCGGATGCGGCCCTCTGCGCGCATCGCCACGGTGAGCTGGTGAGCGTCGTTTTTATCACACGCGGGCCGTGCGAATAAACGACCGCGCACTAGCGGGTGCGGTGGGCGGCTAGGGGAGCTGGGTCGGAGTCGGCAGCATAAAGGTTTCCGGGTTGGGCGGCGGCGGCGGAACTTTGCGGAGAATCGTCACCTCGTTCGACGGCTGGCTGTGATAGTCATCGGTGGTGTTGGACGTCACCGTGTAACGATACGTCTTGCCGACCTGCGTCGCGTCGTCGGTGATCGTGAAGGTCGGCTGAACCTGGAAGCGGCCCTGATCGGTGACCGGCACATCGCGGACATTCTGAAACGCGCCGTCCGCTTCGGCGCGCGACACGGTGAAGCCGCTGAGATCGGTGAGTTTGTCGCCGCCGGCATATTTCTCAGGACGACTCCAGGTCAGGCGGACGCCATTTTTGGCGCTCGCCGCTTGAAGGTCGAGAATTCGTTCGGGCCGTGCGGATTCTGGCGGAATCGGCGCCGACTTAACGCCGCATCCGAGCCACGTCAATTCACAGATCGCGACGAGGACCGCG comes from the Candidatus Binatus sp. genome and includes:
- the lysA gene encoding diaminopimelate decarboxylase; the encoded protein is MNYFDYRDDQLYAEDVSIADLAARIGTPLYVYSARTLRRHFRVFDEAFAGTDHLICYAMKALSNLSILKLFASLGAGFDIVSVGELMRCLRVGADPGKIVFSGVGKTDEEIAAALEAGILMINVESRPELHRIAEVAGRMKRRAPVSLRVNPDLNPGTHPHISTGHRDSKFGVPLSQVDEYYAEARSLKNLEIVGLSTHIGSQISELDPFTEAGEKVAAIVGRLRTAGIMLKCLDLGGGLGIPYQEAMPLPSEYAAALLKPIAGLGLKIITEPGRVIVGNAGILVTRVLYNKETDVKRFVVIDGAMNDLIRPVLYEAYHNIIPVDRRKPGHSVTADVVGPVCESGDFFARDREMPEPKSGDLLAVMSAGAYGFVMSSNYNSRPRAPEILVDGADAHVIRERESFDDLVRGENIVTLKPASA